In the Rubripirellula tenax genome, one interval contains:
- a CDS encoding peroxiredoxin, with product MLKIAFLMTTVVASLFVVATAKGKDSVPGVAVGDPPPSFELQDDTGKTWKSSDHFGKGPVVIYFYPADMTGGCTAQACGFRDNAEAIKKAGAEVIGISGDTVGNHQLFKQAHALNFTLLADIEGDVAKQFGVPVTVGEKSVNATIAGTDHRLVRNVTAKRWTFVVSSDGKVVYKDDAVKAKQDSERVLEVLERLK from the coding sequence ATGCTAAAAATTGCTTTTTTGATGACAACCGTCGTCGCTTCTTTGTTTGTGGTCGCAACAGCCAAAGGCAAAGATTCCGTTCCAGGCGTTGCGGTCGGAGATCCGCCGCCTTCGTTTGAACTGCAAGATGACACCGGCAAGACTTGGAAGTCATCGGACCATTTCGGCAAAGGGCCGGTCGTGATTTATTTCTACCCGGCGGACATGACCGGCGGTTGTACCGCCCAAGCATGTGGGTTCCGCGATAACGCCGAAGCGATCAAGAAAGCCGGTGCAGAAGTGATTGGCATCAGCGGCGACACCGTTGGCAACCATCAATTGTTCAAGCAGGCACATGCACTCAATTTCACATTGTTGGCCGACATCGAAGGCGACGTCGCCAAGCAATTCGGCGTTCCCGTTACCGTCGGCGAAAAATCTGTCAACGCAACAATCGCAGGCACCGACCACCGTCTTGTCCGCAACGTTACCGCGAAGCGATGGACTTTCGTGGTCTCCTCGGATGGAAAGGTTGTTTACAAGGACGATGCCGTGAAAGCCAAACAAGACAGCGAACGCGTTCTTGAGGTTCTGGAAAGGCTGAAATAG
- a CDS encoding bifunctional serine/threonine-protein kinase/formylglycine-generating enzyme family protein codes for MTILGKTERRDSFTHFSLDEILPCSVSELVDPVCSITQDANAESDTFPNAAPEPNDKVGEWIGRFRICGLLGEGGYGQVYKAFDEQLQREVAIKVPLAHRITSAASLDKYIEEARTLAKLHHHGIVAVHDVGTTESGAPYIVSALIDGTNLAFRMQSSPLTLGQALHLLVQVASALGYVHSNGIVHRDVKPGNILLGPNDEPVLADFGLALHDASREVIRSRVGTLSYMSPEQARGESHLVDGRSDLFSLGVIMYEMLTGKRPFRSSTREGIVFSLLNQEAAPPRQILSSVPRDLERICLKMLSKRVSDRYGTAADFIDDVNHFLTTCEDRSHPTSQSIEAVNANSEIRRVVPRGLRSYDRHDADFFQGLLPGPRDRDWVPESLRFWQRRIEASDADDPLRVGVLYGPSGCGKSSFVKAGLLPLLKDSVKAVFVEATHEDTEARLLRRIRKHCPNANRRATLAETLAHIRDQPSLTGGRRLLLVVDQFEQWLHSRSDGTTDAANAPDLAAALRQCDGQTIQCLLLVRDDFWLALSRFMAIIEVLIEQNRNAMLVDLFDASHARRVLTEFGVSYGRLPADIASITIEQNQFLDSASEQLSVAGKVFPVRLALFVEMVKNQPWSLETLKRVGGVEGIGLQFLEESFSSSLAPAAQATHEHAVRRVLKKLLPDSGVDIKGNMQSEAVLMRESGYENQPPRFFEMMRILESDLRLISPTDPAGTTMSDGSLSESDSGIGYYQLTHDFLVPAIDQWLTRKQRSTRQGRAEILLAEYASIWAVKPTPKYAPGWLDWVGIRALTAPSRWTPTERRMMRAIGRRHFSVSVLAVAVLAVVTIGGRWLMQRSDARSQVAQLQTARTNQLPFLLTQLRSSGGLATTFLNESLRSAAPDSRSEWINRLALSNNDSAHRPKLIEHSLVTDLPMVSVLHQQLHPLSVDERDGLAKTLADESRPWSQRLRAVLMLVDADVDLTKTESDLVQRHAGGLVEAVLEHATGFPQDNDYLITTLRSISNQLIQPLKTIVLQPNESPNRSLATSFFVQLLMDEPTDLLDTFLSASFEQQDRILPALDDRLDSLLDVISMEALRELDRDLPENQYDREAYRSATATALLHRMNRAESTWPNFALTQWPHRRSYLIHRIAAFGGDFDVLLGRFSRESQVSIRRALLLALGEFNEDVVTPSARLQSVALAKDAFRNDPDVGIHSAAFWLLIKLGHKQWANEVTQSLSKLPRDPRKQWRVNGEGQTLAIFDARDVADIGYVFEISTAEVTVEQFFRFDPYHHYYEGRSPEPDCPANLMSWFDCVQYCRWLSGTLLENPDLSYPAELTKSNPNAPHGHIFQSGGYRLPTDAEWRYACAATTTSLRYYGSNNILTDSYYWYYETSVDENDEVGYRPAGSKKPNDFGMFAMYDGVREWGSDAAVDSGRRPVLGLASNSVINAARTIEPKKAADLPLATNGFYGLRVARTIVGP; via the coding sequence ATGACTATCTTGGGAAAAACGGAACGACGGGACTCGTTTACGCATTTTTCGCTGGACGAAATTTTACCCTGCTCGGTGAGTGAACTCGTCGACCCAGTGTGCTCGATAACCCAGGACGCGAACGCGGAATCTGACACGTTTCCGAATGCCGCACCGGAGCCGAACGACAAGGTCGGCGAATGGATCGGGCGTTTCCGAATCTGTGGGCTGCTTGGCGAAGGTGGCTACGGCCAAGTCTACAAAGCATTTGATGAACAGCTTCAACGCGAGGTGGCGATCAAGGTACCCCTTGCGCATCGCATCACTTCGGCGGCTTCTTTGGACAAGTACATTGAAGAAGCAAGAACGCTCGCCAAGCTGCATCATCACGGGATCGTCGCCGTCCATGACGTCGGCACGACCGAATCGGGTGCGCCGTACATTGTTTCTGCTTTGATCGACGGAACGAACTTAGCCTTCCGAATGCAGTCGTCACCGCTGACGCTGGGCCAAGCTCTGCATTTGTTGGTCCAGGTTGCCAGCGCACTCGGCTACGTTCACTCCAACGGGATCGTGCACCGCGACGTCAAACCCGGCAACATCTTGTTGGGCCCGAACGACGAACCGGTCTTAGCGGATTTCGGACTGGCGCTTCACGATGCAAGTCGCGAGGTCATTCGGTCGCGTGTCGGCACGCTCAGCTACATGAGCCCCGAACAGGCGCGCGGTGAAAGTCATTTGGTCGATGGCCGCAGTGATCTTTTTAGCCTTGGCGTCATCATGTACGAAATGCTGACCGGCAAACGACCGTTTCGCAGTTCGACACGCGAGGGGATCGTTTTCAGTTTGTTGAACCAGGAAGCCGCACCGCCGCGGCAAATCTTGTCGTCGGTACCAAGAGATCTTGAACGCATTTGTTTGAAGATGCTCTCGAAACGCGTTTCGGATCGATACGGCACGGCCGCGGATTTTATCGATGACGTGAACCATTTTCTGACGACCTGTGAAGATCGATCGCATCCGACAAGTCAGTCGATCGAAGCGGTGAACGCGAATTCGGAAATAAGGCGAGTCGTGCCGCGAGGACTGCGTTCTTATGACCGGCATGATGCCGACTTTTTTCAAGGCTTATTACCCGGACCACGCGATCGTGACTGGGTTCCCGAAAGTTTGCGTTTCTGGCAACGTCGAATCGAAGCAAGCGACGCGGACGATCCCTTGCGAGTCGGGGTGCTTTACGGGCCGTCCGGTTGCGGAAAATCGTCGTTCGTAAAAGCGGGTTTATTGCCGCTGTTAAAAGATTCCGTGAAAGCGGTCTTCGTCGAAGCGACTCACGAGGACACCGAAGCTCGCTTACTGCGTCGCATTCGAAAGCACTGCCCCAACGCGAATCGTCGAGCCACGCTCGCCGAAACACTCGCGCACATTCGCGACCAACCGTCGTTGACGGGCGGCCGCCGATTATTGTTGGTCGTGGACCAATTCGAGCAGTGGCTGCACAGCAGATCTGATGGAACCACCGACGCGGCCAACGCACCCGATCTTGCAGCCGCCCTTCGACAATGCGACGGACAAACCATCCAGTGTTTGTTGTTGGTTCGCGATGACTTTTGGCTGGCACTTTCTCGGTTCATGGCGATCATTGAAGTGCTGATCGAACAGAATCGCAATGCGATGCTGGTGGATCTTTTCGACGCTTCACACGCACGCCGCGTGTTGACAGAGTTCGGCGTCTCGTACGGCCGTCTGCCCGCCGACATCGCCTCCATCACTATCGAACAGAACCAGTTCCTTGACTCGGCAAGCGAGCAATTGAGCGTTGCGGGCAAAGTGTTTCCCGTACGCTTGGCACTGTTTGTCGAGATGGTAAAGAACCAACCTTGGTCACTCGAAACCCTCAAACGTGTCGGAGGGGTCGAAGGCATCGGATTGCAATTCTTAGAAGAATCGTTCAGCAGCAGCCTGGCTCCGGCCGCACAAGCGACCCACGAACACGCGGTTCGTCGCGTTCTAAAAAAACTGCTTCCCGATTCCGGCGTCGACATCAAGGGAAACATGCAAAGCGAAGCGGTGCTGATGAGGGAATCAGGTTACGAGAACCAACCGCCTAGATTTTTTGAAATGATGCGGATTCTTGAGAGCGACTTGAGGCTGATTTCCCCAACCGATCCTGCAGGGACGACGATGAGCGACGGAAGTCTGAGCGAATCAGACAGCGGTATCGGATATTACCAATTGACGCACGACTTTTTGGTTCCGGCGATCGATCAATGGCTGACCCGCAAACAGCGTTCGACACGGCAAGGTCGCGCTGAGATTTTATTGGCCGAGTACGCCAGCATTTGGGCGGTGAAGCCAACACCAAAGTACGCGCCGGGTTGGCTGGACTGGGTCGGAATTCGGGCTCTAACTGCGCCGTCGCGCTGGACGCCCACGGAGCGAAGAATGATGCGTGCCATCGGTCGCCGGCACTTTTCAGTTTCCGTTCTAGCAGTCGCCGTACTAGCCGTGGTGACGATCGGCGGACGGTGGTTGATGCAACGCTCCGACGCTCGTTCACAAGTCGCGCAACTGCAAACAGCGCGCACCAACCAATTGCCGTTCTTGTTGACGCAATTGCGTTCCAGCGGTGGGCTTGCGACGACTTTCTTGAACGAGTCACTTCGGTCGGCTGCACCCGACAGCCGTAGCGAGTGGATCAATCGCCTGGCGTTGTCCAACAACGATTCAGCACACCGGCCGAAGCTGATCGAACACAGCTTGGTAACGGACCTCCCGATGGTATCGGTGCTCCATCAACAACTCCATCCACTCTCGGTAGATGAACGCGACGGTTTGGCAAAAACGCTGGCCGACGAATCGCGGCCTTGGTCGCAGCGGTTGCGCGCGGTACTGATGCTGGTGGATGCCGATGTGGATCTGACAAAAACCGAAAGCGATCTTGTCCAGCGCCATGCCGGCGGACTGGTGGAGGCGGTCCTTGAACATGCGACCGGTTTTCCTCAAGACAATGACTATCTGATCACTACGCTGCGATCGATTTCAAATCAACTGATCCAACCGCTCAAAACGATCGTGTTGCAGCCCAACGAATCACCGAATCGTTCACTGGCAACATCGTTTTTTGTTCAGCTTTTGATGGATGAGCCCACTGACTTGCTGGACACATTCCTGAGTGCGTCCTTTGAACAACAGGATCGCATCCTGCCCGCATTGGACGACCGTCTCGATTCGCTGCTTGACGTCATCAGCATGGAAGCGCTGCGAGAGCTTGATCGCGACCTACCGGAGAATCAGTACGATCGGGAAGCGTACCGATCGGCAACGGCAACGGCGTTGTTGCACCGCATGAATCGAGCCGAATCGACGTGGCCGAACTTTGCGTTGACCCAGTGGCCCCATCGACGAAGCTATCTCATCCATCGCATCGCGGCGTTTGGCGGCGACTTTGACGTCTTACTTGGCCGCTTTTCGCGTGAGTCACAGGTGTCGATTCGGCGAGCACTCTTGCTGGCCTTGGGTGAATTCAATGAAGACGTGGTGACGCCGTCCGCTCGATTGCAATCCGTTGCCTTGGCCAAAGATGCGTTTCGCAACGATCCAGACGTTGGTATCCACTCGGCGGCGTTTTGGCTGTTGATCAAACTTGGACATAAGCAATGGGCCAATGAAGTGACACAATCGTTGTCGAAGCTTCCCCGCGACCCACGAAAACAGTGGCGGGTCAACGGCGAAGGACAGACCCTGGCGATCTTCGACGCACGCGACGTTGCCGACATCGGGTACGTTTTTGAGATATCAACGGCAGAGGTAACCGTCGAACAGTTCTTTCGATTCGATCCGTATCACCACTACTACGAAGGTCGTTCGCCAGAGCCCGATTGCCCCGCGAATCTGATGAGTTGGTTCGACTGCGTTCAGTATTGTCGCTGGCTTTCCGGGACGCTGCTGGAAAACCCCGATCTGTCTTATCCCGCCGAATTGACGAAATCCAACCCCAACGCACCGCATGGTCACATCTTTCAAAGTGGCGGATATCGGCTTCCCACCGATGCCGAGTGGCGATACGCGTGCGCCGCGACGACAACGTCCCTGCGATACTACGGATCGAACAACATTTTGACGGATTCCTACTATTGGTACTATGAAACCTCGGTCGACGAAAACGACGAAGTCGGCTATCGACCAGCGGGAAGCAAGAAACCGAACGACTTTGGAATGTTTGCGATGTACGACGGTGTCCGCGAATGGGGAAGTGATGCCGCGGTCGATTCGGGGCGTCGTCCCGTGCTGGGACTTGCCAGCAATTCGGTGATCAACGCAGCGCGAACCATCGAACCCAAAAAAGCTGCCGATCTGCCGCTCGCAACCAACGGATTCTACGGGTTGCGCGTCGCGCGGACGATTGTCGGTCCGTGA
- a CDS encoding LptF/LptG family permease, with product MPTRLTRYILIEILKIFFVSLIALTMLILLIGVGRELVRRGLGFVAVVQLLPFVLPISLQFAFPATALFSVCCVYGRMAADGEVATVKASGISPLKLLQPAIIFAALLSPAAVYVSDLAVSWGRPGVNRVVMLSIVDIAYRVLHSERSYTSEQGFSISVRDVEGRRLIRPRVTVHNGGKHGPMILTATEGELRLDEESESLVLKVVDSQFQGGTAFQSLVPGETEFKIPLSGALSDKDVSQQSPSELPLNLISGERIRQDTRSHETVGKMAAHTGFAILGSRTEEIAGVTGQNLKQTLASSKKRLIRLHTEPWRRWAWGFSCFFFVLVGAPLAMIAKTSDYWTTFGMCFLPTLIVYYPLFIVGLEQAKDGTVPPYGVWLGNGILAMIGMILIGRVRRY from the coding sequence GTGCCCACCCGTCTTACTCGCTACATATTGATTGAGATTCTGAAGATTTTCTTCGTCTCTCTCATTGCGTTGACGATGCTGATCCTGCTGATCGGTGTCGGGCGAGAATTGGTTCGTCGCGGTTTGGGATTCGTGGCAGTGGTTCAGCTATTGCCTTTCGTTCTGCCGATTTCATTGCAGTTTGCCTTCCCCGCGACGGCACTCTTTTCGGTCTGCTGCGTGTACGGGCGGATGGCGGCAGACGGCGAAGTCGCAACGGTCAAAGCGTCGGGAATTTCGCCGCTGAAGTTGCTGCAACCGGCGATTATCTTTGCGGCACTGCTAAGTCCGGCAGCCGTCTACGTTTCGGACTTGGCGGTCTCGTGGGGGCGACCAGGCGTCAACCGGGTCGTGATGCTGTCGATCGTCGACATCGCCTATCGGGTCTTGCATTCGGAACGTTCCTACACTTCCGAGCAGGGTTTCTCGATCAGCGTCCGCGACGTCGAGGGACGCAGGTTGATCCGGCCTCGCGTGACCGTTCACAACGGCGGCAAGCACGGCCCCATGATTTTGACGGCGACTGAGGGAGAACTGCGATTGGACGAAGAGTCGGAATCGTTGGTTTTGAAAGTGGTCGACAGCCAATTTCAGGGCGGCACCGCTTTCCAAAGTTTGGTGCCCGGCGAAACCGAATTCAAGATTCCACTCTCCGGCGCTCTTTCCGATAAGGACGTCAGCCAGCAGAGCCCCAGCGAATTGCCGCTCAATCTGATCAGCGGTGAACGTATTCGCCAGGACACACGATCGCACGAAACGGTCGGCAAGATGGCTGCGCACACGGGCTTTGCGATATTGGGATCGAGAACCGAAGAAATCGCAGGTGTGACGGGGCAGAACCTGAAACAGACACTTGCCAGCAGCAAGAAACGTCTGATCCGTTTGCACACCGAACCATGGCGACGATGGGCGTGGGGCTTCAGTTGTTTTTTCTTCGTCCTGGTCGGTGCGCCGCTGGCGATGATCGCAAAGACGAGCGACTATTGGACGACGTTCGGAATGTGTTTCTTGCCCACACTGATCGTCTACTACCCCCTGTTCATTGTCGGGCTGGAACAGGCCAAGGACGGAACCGTTCCGCCCTACGGCGTCTGGCTGGGAAACGGAATTCTCGCAATGATCGGCATGATTCTGATCGGGCGTGTGCGCCGCTACTGA
- the serS gene encoding serine--tRNA ligase codes for MLDRKFIIQNLELVRENCSRRGVACDIDRIATMDTERLETLRLAEDLNRQANDISKQIPKAADNAARQALIEQGRVLREQKDQAQKRHDELDAAITDIQTEIPNMTHPDVPTGGEDDAKELSFGKTPKPKFDFKPLDHVDLGEKHDLFDFEAGARVSGAGFYFLKNEAVRLDLALQQFAISLLSDRGFTPVTTPDMALTHILQGIGFNPRGPETQIYSVEGTELNLVGTAEITLGGMLAGQTIDAEKLPLKFCGLSHCFRTEAGAAGRASKGLYRVHQFTKVEMFAFTTPEQSDATHDMMRGLECEIFDALEVPYRVIDTASGDLGGPAYRKFDLEAWMPGRGDAGEWGEVTSTSNCTDYQSRRLNVRYKQTGQKGTEFVHTLNGTAVATGRAMIAIMENHQRSDGTINVPKVLQPWVGKESIG; via the coding sequence ATGCTTGATCGAAAATTCATCATCCAAAACTTGGAACTGGTCCGCGAAAATTGCTCCCGCCGAGGCGTGGCGTGTGACATCGACCGAATCGCAACCATGGACACCGAGCGTCTGGAAACGTTGCGACTTGCGGAGGACCTGAATCGGCAAGCCAACGATATCAGCAAACAAATCCCCAAAGCCGCCGACAACGCCGCGCGGCAAGCGTTGATCGAACAAGGTCGTGTTCTTCGTGAACAAAAAGATCAGGCACAAAAACGGCATGACGAACTGGATGCTGCGATCACGGACATCCAAACCGAGATCCCCAACATGACTCACCCCGACGTGCCCACCGGCGGTGAAGACGATGCGAAAGAATTATCGTTCGGGAAAACACCGAAACCCAAGTTCGACTTCAAGCCGCTCGACCATGTTGATCTGGGTGAAAAGCACGACCTGTTCGATTTCGAAGCCGGTGCTCGGGTCAGCGGTGCGGGCTTCTACTTTTTAAAGAATGAAGCCGTCCGTTTGGATTTGGCGCTCCAGCAATTCGCGATCAGTCTGCTGTCGGATCGTGGCTTCACGCCGGTGACAACGCCCGACATGGCGCTGACGCACATCCTGCAGGGTATCGGGTTCAATCCTCGCGGCCCCGAAACGCAAATCTATAGCGTCGAAGGCACCGAGCTGAACTTGGTCGGCACCGCCGAAATCACTCTTGGTGGTATGTTGGCCGGCCAGACCATCGATGCGGAAAAGTTGCCTCTGAAATTTTGCGGCCTCAGTCACTGTTTTCGAACCGAAGCCGGCGCCGCCGGTCGCGCCTCGAAGGGATTGTACCGAGTCCACCAGTTCACCAAAGTCGAGATGTTTGCTTTCACGACGCCCGAACAAAGTGATGCCACGCACGACATGATGCGCGGACTCGAGTGCGAAATTTTTGACGCGTTGGAAGTTCCCTATCGAGTGATCGACACGGCCAGCGGCGATCTCGGCGGGCCCGCGTATCGAAAGTTTGACCTCGAAGCGTGGATGCCCGGTCGCGGTGACGCAGGCGAGTGGGGGGAAGTCACCAGCACAAGCAACTGTACCGATTACCAATCGCGTCGCTTAAACGTTCGCTACAAGCAGACCGGCCAGAAGGGCACCGAATTCGTACACACGCTCAACGGAACCGCCGTCGCAACCGGTCGCGCCATGATCGCGATCATGGAAAACCACCAACGATCCGACGGCACAATCAACGTGCCCAAAGTTCTTCAGCCTTGGGTCGGCAAGGAATCGATCGGCTAG
- a CDS encoding HpcH/HpaI aldolase family protein, with protein MKSTSFRDAFRSGHPLTGFQLTSFGPHWPRQLAGAIDFAFIDCEHHCFSREQVAWMCVGYRGAGIAPIVRVLRPDASLVRAAMDDGAQGVVVPYVETVEQVRSVVAAAKLRPIQGERAASAMSGKPLDESMMATSNKHCGDVSLILQIESETAVQRCDSLVSVDGVDGVLVGPYDLTATLGCLGQHEDTRFQEAAKTIAKIVRGKGLGAGIYFAESPQKEVMAAEWGYNLMIRGCDWTLVREALAMRQATSS; from the coding sequence ATGAAATCAACTTCCTTTCGCGACGCGTTTCGATCCGGGCATCCGTTGACGGGTTTCCAGCTGACAAGCTTCGGCCCCCATTGGCCTCGACAGTTGGCTGGTGCGATCGATTTCGCCTTCATCGATTGCGAACACCACTGCTTTAGTCGCGAACAGGTCGCCTGGATGTGCGTGGGTTACCGCGGGGCGGGCATTGCACCGATCGTGCGCGTGCTGCGTCCCGATGCGTCGCTGGTTCGGGCGGCGATGGATGATGGAGCCCAAGGGGTCGTCGTTCCCTATGTCGAAACCGTCGAACAAGTCCGATCGGTGGTGGCGGCCGCGAAACTGCGTCCGATTCAGGGCGAACGAGCCGCGTCGGCGATGTCGGGCAAACCGCTGGATGAGTCGATGATGGCGACCAGCAACAAGCACTGCGGCGACGTCAGCCTGATTTTACAGATCGAGAGCGAGACGGCGGTCCAACGCTGCGATTCGCTGGTTTCGGTCGATGGCGTCGACGGAGTCTTGGTCGGGCCCTACGACTTGACAGCGACGCTGGGGTGTTTGGGACAGCACGAAGACACGCGTTTTCAGGAGGCCGCGAAGACGATCGCCAAAATCGTTCGCGGCAAAGGCTTGGGAGCAGGGATCTACTTTGCGGAAAGCCCACAGAAAGAAGTGATGGCGGCAGAGTGGGGCTACAACTTGATGATTCGAGGCTGTGACTGGACGCTCGTCCGCGAAGCGTTGGCCATGCGTCAAGCGACTTCATCGTGA
- a CDS encoding prenyltransferase/squalene oxidase repeat-containing protein: MATGDRNELAARARTTLDQLRTELLAERTDDGHWVGQLSSSALSTATAVSAISAWVLHAPGETATWSALIRKGAASLRESQNSDGGFGDTDRSLSNIATSYLALAASTLAKRSIDEGLSDESTRKLKNYIEQSGGIDGLRRRYGTDKTFVIPIMTNMAIAGLIDWNEVAALPFEAAVFPQSMYRLLRMPVVSYAIPALVAIGQTRHFHGPRAIFPLRIIRSAAVPRTMQVLERMQPESGGYLEATPLTSFVVMSLAATDRGDHPVCRNGLRFLADSILPDGSWPIDTNLATWVTSLAVDALAGDPDDDGSWYSDSLLRWHLSCQHRERHPFTGAEPGGWGWTDLSGAVPDSDDTPGAILALGRMRAHCDSAELRERIDRATKEGTRWLLKLQNRNGGWPTFCRGWGKLPFDRSSTDLTAHAIRGLAVGNHGDEAIGVNRAIERGTKFLMRSQQADGAWLPLWFGNQDRPDEDNPIYGTSKVLMAKALMGGADASRRQSTEHKAIEYLIATQNADGGWGGGPSVVTFTASGGKSVTSTVEETALAVDALAFAGSGNPGADQAIIDGVAFLIDSVVAGRHRVPWPIGFYFAKLWYYERLYPLIFTMAALGKALQSTLLPQHPPASREPEVDDCRPN, translated from the coding sequence ATGGCAACTGGCGACCGTAACGAGTTGGCCGCGCGAGCGCGAACGACACTGGATCAATTGCGCACCGAGTTGCTGGCAGAGCGCACCGACGACGGGCACTGGGTCGGGCAATTGTCTTCATCGGCGCTAAGCACGGCGACGGCGGTCAGTGCAATTTCGGCTTGGGTGTTGCACGCCCCTGGTGAAACCGCCACTTGGTCGGCGCTCATTCGGAAAGGCGCTGCGTCGCTGCGTGAGTCTCAGAATTCCGATGGCGGGTTCGGCGATACCGATCGTAGTCTGTCGAACATAGCGACCAGTTATTTGGCATTGGCCGCGTCGACGCTGGCAAAGCGTTCGATCGACGAAGGCTTGTCCGACGAGTCGACAAGGAAGCTGAAAAACTATATCGAGCAATCGGGCGGCATTGACGGACTGCGTCGTCGCTATGGCACGGACAAAACCTTCGTGATTCCGATCATGACCAACATGGCGATCGCGGGATTGATCGACTGGAACGAAGTGGCGGCGCTGCCGTTCGAGGCCGCGGTATTTCCGCAATCGATGTATCGACTGTTACGAATGCCGGTTGTCAGCTATGCGATTCCAGCGCTCGTTGCGATCGGACAAACGCGTCACTTTCACGGGCCGCGTGCGATCTTTCCGCTGCGGATCATACGATCGGCGGCGGTGCCCCGAACGATGCAAGTGCTCGAGCGCATGCAACCGGAAAGCGGCGGCTACTTGGAAGCTACACCGCTAACCTCGTTCGTTGTGATGAGCTTGGCGGCGACCGATCGCGGCGACCATCCGGTCTGCCGAAATGGTTTGCGATTCTTGGCGGATTCGATTTTGCCCGATGGCAGTTGGCCGATTGACACGAACTTGGCTACGTGGGTGACGTCGTTGGCGGTCGATGCGTTGGCGGGCGATCCCGATGATGATGGGTCGTGGTACAGCGATTCGCTTTTGCGTTGGCATCTTTCGTGTCAACACCGTGAACGTCACCCATTCACGGGTGCTGAACCGGGCGGATGGGGCTGGACGGATTTAAGCGGTGCCGTTCCCGACAGCGATGACACACCCGGCGCGATCTTGGCACTGGGCCGGATGCGGGCGCATTGCGATTCGGCCGAACTGCGCGAACGAATCGACCGGGCGACGAAGGAAGGCACACGCTGGCTTCTCAAACTTCAAAATCGGAATGGTGGTTGGCCGACGTTTTGTCGCGGATGGGGCAAACTGCCCTTCGACCGCAGCAGCACGGACCTAACCGCGCACGCGATTCGGGGTTTAGCGGTAGGCAATCATGGCGACGAAGCGATTGGGGTCAATCGCGCCATCGAACGAGGAACGAAGTTCTTGATGCGGTCGCAGCAAGCCGATGGGGCTTGGTTGCCGCTTTGGTTTGGTAACCAAGATCGTCCGGACGAAGACAATCCGATCTATGGCACGTCAAAAGTTTTGATGGCGAAAGCTTTGATGGGGGGGGCTGACGCATCGCGGCGACAATCGACGGAACATAAGGCGATCGAGTATCTGATCGCGACGCAAAACGCGGACGGCGGTTGGGGGGGTGGTCCTTCGGTCGTCACTTTTACGGCGTCGGGCGGGAAGAGCGTCACCAGCACCGTGGAAGAAACCGCTTTGGCGGTCGACGCATTAGCTTTTGCAGGCAGTGGGAATCCTGGCGCCGATCAGGCTATAATCGACGGCGTCGCGTTTTTGATCGACAGCGTCGTCGCTGGCCGGCATCGTGTCCCCTGGCCGATCGGATTCTATTTCGCGAAGTTATGGTACTACGAACGGCTTTATCCCCTCATTTTCACCATGGCGGCTCTGGGGAAAGCACTGCAATCGACGCTCCTTCCGCAACACCCACCCGCTTCCCGTGAACCCGAGGTAGACGATTGTCGACCGAACTAA